The Micromonospora krabiensis genome window below encodes:
- a CDS encoding PhoX family protein, whose protein sequence is MSDRPRLLPLLGSTRHGSRDAMTCLYRCGNACDHPVPNTSDNAYFGDVVNGEITRRGVVRAGAVGALVLGFGGAAAGALAGAAPAAAAAETPVVPEATEFARPSQGIGSGALTFKPIPPNKLDTLVVPNGYDHAVVIKWGDEVVPGAPAFDVHRQTAAAQAKQFGYNNDFVGVLPLDKQGRRALLVVNHEYTNEDLMFPAFPGLDNLSVEQLRIAMAAHGMSVVELERVDGTGQWRPVDHGRRPYNRRISALATKFDLTGPAAGSAWLKTAADPKGRTVVGTLNNCAGGVTPWGTVLSGEENFNQYFVGGDGAPAELKAKLERYGIPTTARYPSGSRKWDRADERFDLAKNPNEAHRFGWIVEIDPFDPEARPRKHTALGRFKHEGANVIVAKDGHVVAYMGDDERFDYLYKFVSDKKFMKGNSWAARKHNLTLLESGTLYVAKLDQTSADEIDGSGKLPSDGAFNGRGRWIKLVSGNRSYVDGMTAADVLTFTRLAGDKVGATKMDRPEDVEPNPLTGKVYVALTNNTNRGVGSNPKADEANPRNANKHGQVLELVEDRGDNAAESFAWSLPIVCGDPADASTYFAGYDKTQVSPISCPDNVAFDATGNLWISTDGNALGSNDGLFATALEGPERGHLKQFLTVPLGAETCGPFITGDNRSVFVAVQHPGEITGASIEKPASNWPDGDFAKPGVVVTWRLDGGPVGS, encoded by the coding sequence ATGAGCGACCGCCCCCGGTTGCTGCCGCTGCTGGGCTCCACCCGCCACGGCAGCCGCGACGCGATGACCTGTCTCTACCGCTGCGGCAACGCATGCGACCACCCGGTTCCGAACACCTCCGACAACGCGTACTTCGGTGACGTCGTGAACGGCGAGATCACCCGGCGGGGCGTCGTCCGGGCCGGCGCGGTCGGCGCGCTGGTGCTGGGCTTCGGCGGCGCGGCCGCCGGCGCGCTGGCCGGTGCGGCGCCCGCCGCGGCCGCCGCGGAGACGCCGGTGGTGCCCGAGGCCACCGAGTTCGCCCGCCCGTCGCAGGGCATCGGCAGCGGCGCGCTGACGTTCAAGCCGATCCCGCCGAACAAGCTGGACACGCTGGTGGTGCCGAACGGCTACGACCACGCCGTCGTCATCAAGTGGGGCGACGAGGTCGTTCCCGGCGCGCCGGCGTTCGACGTGCACCGGCAGACCGCCGCCGCCCAGGCCAAGCAGTTCGGCTACAACAACGACTTCGTCGGGGTGCTGCCGCTGGACAAGCAGGGCCGGCGGGCGCTGCTCGTGGTCAACCACGAGTACACCAACGAGGACCTGATGTTCCCGGCCTTCCCCGGCCTGGACAACCTCTCCGTCGAGCAGTTGCGGATCGCGATGGCCGCGCACGGCATGTCCGTGGTGGAGCTGGAGCGGGTCGACGGCACCGGCCAGTGGCGGCCGGTGGACCACGGCCGCCGGCCGTACAACCGGCGGATCAGCGCGCTGGCCACCAAGTTCGACCTGACCGGCCCGGCCGCCGGTTCGGCGTGGCTGAAGACCGCCGCCGACCCCAAGGGTCGTACGGTCGTCGGCACGCTGAACAACTGCGCCGGCGGCGTGACCCCGTGGGGCACGGTGCTCTCCGGCGAGGAGAACTTCAACCAGTACTTCGTGGGCGGCGACGGCGCCCCGGCCGAGCTGAAGGCGAAGCTGGAGCGGTATGGCATCCCCACCACCGCCCGCTACCCGAGCGGCAGCCGCAAGTGGGACCGTGCGGACGAGCGGTTCGACCTGGCGAAGAACCCGAACGAGGCGCACCGCTTCGGGTGGATCGTCGAGATCGACCCGTTCGACCCGGAGGCCCGCCCGCGCAAGCACACGGCGCTGGGCCGGTTCAAGCACGAGGGCGCGAACGTCATCGTCGCCAAGGACGGCCACGTGGTCGCGTACATGGGTGACGACGAGCGGTTCGACTACCTGTACAAGTTCGTCTCGGACAAGAAGTTCATGAAGGGCAACTCCTGGGCTGCCCGGAAGCACAACCTGACCCTGCTGGAGTCCGGCACCCTCTACGTCGCGAAGCTGGACCAGACCAGCGCCGACGAGATCGACGGCTCGGGCAAGCTCCCCTCGGACGGCGCGTTCAACGGCCGGGGCCGCTGGATCAAGCTGGTCAGCGGCAACCGCTCGTACGTCGACGGGATGACCGCCGCGGACGTGCTCACCTTCACCCGGCTCGCCGGTGACAAGGTCGGGGCGACGAAGATGGACCGGCCCGAGGACGTCGAGCCGAACCCGCTCACCGGCAAGGTGTACGTGGCGCTGACCAACAACACCAACCGGGGCGTCGGCAGCAACCCGAAGGCCGACGAGGCCAACCCGCGCAACGCCAACAAGCACGGGCAGGTCCTGGAGCTGGTCGAGGACCGCGGTGACAACGCCGCCGAGTCGTTCGCCTGGTCGCTGCCGATCGTCTGCGGCGACCCGGCCGACGCGTCGACCTACTTCGCCGGGTACGACAAGACCCAGGTCTCCCCGATCTCCTGCCCGGACAACGTCGCCTTCGACGCCACCGGCAACCTCTGGATCTCCACCGACGGCAACGCTCTGGGCAGCAACGACGGCCTCTTCGCGACTGCCCTGGAGGGCCCGGAGCGGGGTCACCTCAAGCAGTTCCTGACCGTGCCGCTCGGCGCGGAGACCTGCGGCCCGTTCATCACCGGCGACAACCGCTCGGTGTTCGTGGCCGTGCAGCACCCGGGTGAGATCACCGGCGCGTCGATCGAGAAGCCGGCGTCGAACTGGCCGGACGGCGACTTCGCCAAGCCCGGCGTGGTGGTCACCTGGCGTCTCGACGGCGGCCCCGTGGGCAGCTGA
- a CDS encoding IclR family transcriptional regulator — protein MRDPLAEPSDLIRSVSRALRVLESVGRAPKGLTVKQIARRCELTVATTYHLVRTLAYEGYVIRREDGTYIVGLEVADRYRELVTAFRGPPAVGETLRRAAVDTGYSHYLGRFVGGQVAVTAVAEGARSPYMEDLVPGFDEGAHATALGKSLLATLTAEQRFRYLREYGMRPFTTATLTTAEAFEADLAAGERRGMQLELGQFRQGVACASVLVSPDKDMERRVVLACALPASEMMTSARVVRAKLLTVARSVADGIAAEH, from the coding sequence GTGCGCGACCCCTTGGCAGAACCTTCGGACCTGATCCGTAGCGTCTCCCGCGCGTTACGAGTGCTCGAATCGGTCGGCCGTGCCCCCAAGGGGCTGACCGTGAAACAGATCGCCCGGCGCTGCGAGCTGACCGTGGCCACCACCTACCACCTGGTGCGCACCCTGGCGTACGAGGGCTACGTGATCCGCCGCGAGGACGGCACGTACATCGTCGGGCTGGAGGTGGCGGACCGCTACCGGGAACTGGTGACCGCGTTCCGGGGCCCGCCGGCCGTCGGGGAGACCCTGCGCCGGGCCGCCGTCGACACCGGCTACAGCCACTACCTGGGCCGGTTCGTGGGCGGCCAGGTCGCGGTGACCGCGGTCGCCGAGGGGGCCCGCTCGCCGTACATGGAGGATCTGGTCCCGGGCTTCGACGAGGGCGCCCACGCGACGGCGCTGGGCAAGAGCCTGCTCGCCACGCTCACGGCGGAGCAGCGCTTCCGCTACCTGCGGGAGTACGGCATGCGCCCCTTCACCACCGCCACGCTCACCACCGCCGAGGCGTTCGAGGCGGACCTGGCCGCCGGCGAGCGGCGGGGCATGCAGTTGGAGCTCGGGCAGTTCCGACAGGGCGTGGCCTGCGCCTCGGTGCTGGTCAGCCCCGACAAGGACATGGAACGTCGGGTCGTGCTCGCCTGCGCGCTCCCGGCCAGCGAGATGATGACCTCCGCCCGGGTGGTCCGCGCCAAGCTGCTCACCGTCGCCCGGTCCGTCGCCGACGGCATCGCCGCCGAGCACTGA